One segment of Panicum virgatum strain AP13 chromosome 1K, P.virgatum_v5, whole genome shotgun sequence DNA contains the following:
- the LOC120712352 gene encoding probable serine/threonine-protein kinase WNK4, with product MEVFGGGDQVLDAEYAEIDPSGRYMRYNVILGRGAFKTVYKAFDEVEGIEVAWNQINIDEVMQCPDNLDRLYTEVHLLKSLKHGNVMKFYYSWIDDQNKTINVITELFTSGSLRSYRQKHPRVNLKAIKNWARQILHGLDYLHSHQPPIIHRDLKCDNIFVNGNHGEVKIGDLGLATVMQTPRAKSVIGTPEFMAPELYDESYDELVDIYSFGMCLLEIFTLEYPYSECTNPAQIFKKVSTGVKPAALAKIADPQVKQFIEKCLVPACERSSAKELLQDPFLCSDNKHGPAVAKFSPAPKAADISLASLQMDVDTCESSPASSGKENGYVAPHAQVLEFTRTNKNTELKLKGEKLDNNSVSLVLRIADLSGHARNIHFLFYLDSDTAMSVAAEMVEQLELADWDVTFIADFIDLLIVNLVPGWRPVNDAVANSYRQSESELVIASHQDLSGLIPDYALVDGMMHQKDVNASSNGYVDSVSSATNLGGSQSSEGSVISVQLAESSKSVSDYGAENYGSMDCGGYKEGINKLDFSHVLGDESRSIFHIDQASPCLELASNGSSISTADNQDVLNGELVLIEAQYKHLVDELTRMREEAMEGARKKWLPDK from the exons ATGGAGGTGTTTGGTGGTGGGGATCAGGTGCTCGATGCTGAATACGCGGAGATAGATCCAAGCGGGCGATATATGCGC TACAATGTGATCCTGGGGAGAGGAGCTTTCAAGACCGT TTACAAGGCATTTGATGAGGTCGAAGGCATTGAGGTTGCATGGAATCAAATCAACATAGATGAGGTGATGCAGTGTCCAGATAACCTTGATAGGCTCTACACAGAGGTCCATCTTCTGAAGTCTCTCAAGCATGGAAATGTAATGAAATTTTATTATTCCTGGATTGATGACCAGAATAAAACAATTAATGTCATCACAGAGCTGTTCACATCTGGAAGCCTCAGGAG TTACCGTCAAAAACATCCACGTGTTAACCTGAAGGCAATAAAGAATTGGGCTAGGCAGATTCTTCATGGGTTGGATTACCTGCACAGCCACCAACCTCCAATTATCCACAGAGACTTGAAGTGTGATAATATTTTTGTTAATGGAAATCACGGAGAAGTTAAGATTGGAGATCTTGGACTAGCCACAGTAATGCAAACACCTAGAGCGAAGAGTGTCATTG GCACTCCAGAATTCATGGCACCTGAGCTTTATGATGAGAGTTATGACGAACTTGTTGATATATACTCATTTGGAATGTGCTTGTTGGAGATCTTCACTCTTGAATATCCATATAGTGAATGTACGAATCCAGCCCAGATTTTTAAGAAAGTATCCACA GGGGTTAAACCTGCCGCATTGGCCAAAATTGCTGATCCTCAAGTAAAACAGTTCATTGAGAAATGTTTGGTTCCTGCTTGTGAGAGGTCGTCTGCAAAAGAACTCCTGCAAGACCCATTTCTTTGCTCTGATAACAAACATGGTCCTGCTGTCGCAAAGTTTTCTCCAGCACCTAAAGCAGCAGATATTTCTCTGGCATCTTTGCAAATGGATGTCGACACTTGTGAATCCAGCCCTGCTAGTTCAGGCAAGGAGAATGGATATGTTGCTCCACATGCACAAGTTCTGGAGTTCACGAGAACTAACAAAAATACAGAACTAAAGTTAAAGGGCGAGAAACTTGATAACAACTCAGTCTCGCTGGTTTTGCGAATTGCTGATTTGTCTG GTCATGCAAGGAATATTCATTTCCTCTTCTACTTGGATTCTGATACAGCTATGTCTGTAGCTGCAGAAATGGTTGAACAATTGGAGTTAGCGGACTGGGATGTTACTTTCATTGCTGATTTTATTGACCTTTTGATAGTGAATCTTGTTCCTGGTTGGAGGCCAGTAAATGATGCAGTAGCGAACTCGTATAGGCAGTCTGAAAGTGAACTTGTAATCGCTTCCCACCAGGACCTATCAGGGTTGATCCCTGACTATGCGTTAGTTGATGGTATGATGCATCAAAAAGATGTGAACGCATCATCAAATGGTTATGTTGATTCTGTTTCAAGTGCAACTAACCTAGGAGGATCACAGAGCTCTGAAGGGTCAGTCATTTCTGTGCAGCTTGCTGAGAGTTCCAAAAGTGTAAGCGACTACGGGGCAGAGAATTATGGTTCTATGGACTGTGGTGGGTACAAAGAGGGGATCAATAAGCTAGACTTCAGCCATGTTCTGGGTGATGAGTCGAGGTCGATTTTCCATATAGATCAAGCATCACCTTGCTTGGAGTTAGCCAGCAATGGTTCATCAATTTCTACTGCTGATAATCAAGATGTGCTGAATGGGGAGCTTGTTTTGATTGAAGCTCAGTACAAACATTTGGTTGATGAGTTGACAAGGATGCGGGAAGAGGCTATGGAAGGAGCTCGAAAAAAGTGGTTACCAGATAAATGA